One part of the Micrococcales bacterium genome encodes these proteins:
- the aroH gene encoding chorismate mutase, giving the protein MAVRAVRGATQVSADAREPIMDAVGELVTQMLAANAVDPADVISVILTSTPDLVSCYPATAARLAGLEDVPLLSATEVAVPDAMPRVVRVMAHVDSDLTRAQIQHVYLRGTESLRRDTADD; this is encoded by the coding sequence GTGGCTGTACGAGCGGTGCGCGGAGCGACCCAGGTGTCCGCCGATGCGCGCGAACCGATCATGGACGCGGTCGGGGAGTTGGTCACGCAGATGCTGGCTGCCAATGCGGTGGATCCGGCGGACGTGATCAGTGTGATCCTCACCTCGACCCCTGATCTTGTGTCGTGCTACCCGGCCACCGCCGCCCGCCTGGCGGGGCTGGAGGACGTGCCCCTGCTGTCGGCCACCGAGGTGGCGGTACCGGACGCGATGCCACGGGTGGTGCGCGTGATGGCACACGTCGACTCGGACCTGACCCGCGCCCAGATCCAGCACGTGTACCTGCGTGGCACCGAGAGCCTGCGGCGAGACACCGCCGATGACTGA
- a CDS encoding rRNA pseudouridine synthase, producing MDGERLQKVLAAAGVGSRRVCDQLIADGRVTVGGRVAVLGTRVDPQTAVIHVDGTRIPTRSEILVLALHKPRGVTSAMSDPGGRPCVGDYVADRPERVFHVGRLDVDTEGLLLLTNDGELANRIAHPSHGVSKTYVATVEGRVDAGLRARLRKPVDLDDGPVTVDQCRIVAAADDRSVVEVSLHEGRNRIVRRLFDTLGHPVQRLVRTQVGPVRLRGQAAGQMRELDGKEPQRLYPEVGL from the coding sequence GTGGACGGCGAGCGACTGCAGAAGGTCCTCGCCGCCGCCGGCGTCGGCAGTCGCCGGGTGTGCGACCAGCTCATCGCCGACGGGCGGGTCACTGTCGGCGGCCGGGTGGCGGTGCTCGGGACGCGGGTCGACCCGCAGACTGCCGTGATCCATGTGGACGGCACCCGGATCCCCACCCGCAGCGAGATCCTGGTCCTGGCCTTGCACAAACCGCGCGGCGTCACGTCGGCGATGAGTGATCCCGGCGGCCGTCCGTGCGTCGGGGACTACGTCGCGGACCGCCCGGAACGGGTCTTCCATGTAGGGCGTCTCGACGTGGACACCGAGGGCCTGCTGCTGCTCACCAACGACGGGGAACTTGCCAACCGCATCGCCCACCCCTCGCACGGGGTGTCGAAGACCTATGTGGCCACCGTTGAGGGCCGGGTGGACGCGGGTCTGCGGGCGCGACTGCGCAAGCCAGTGGACCTCGACGACGGACCCGTGACGGTCGACCAGTGCCGGATCGTGGCCGCTGCCGACGACCGCAGCGTCGTGGAGGTCAGCCTGCACGAGGGGCGCAACCGCATCGTCCGGCGACTGTTCGACACCCTCGGCCATCCCGTGCAACGACTGGTGCGCACCCAGGTCGGCCCGGTGCGTTTGCGCGGCCAGGCCGCGGGGCAGATGCGCGAGTTGGATGGGAAGGAACCGCAGCGTTTGTACCCCGAGGTCGGCTTGTAG
- a CDS encoding SMC-Scp complex subunit ScpB: MSAEDLGVALDTPPDEITATVEGLLSEYATSGRGFTIRRESAGWRFVTAAECSELVSRYVKDGQSARLSQAAMETLAVVAYRQPVSRSWVSAIRAVNVDGVMKTLVTRGLITEVGHDAESGAVLYATTEYFLQRLGIASLDELPPVADYLPDLTDLDSPELTGEI; the protein is encoded by the coding sequence ATGTCCGCCGAGGATCTCGGGGTGGCGCTCGACACCCCGCCTGACGAGATCACGGCCACCGTCGAAGGGCTGCTCAGCGAGTACGCGACGTCCGGTCGCGGTTTCACGATCCGCCGGGAGTCCGCAGGATGGCGTTTCGTGACCGCCGCCGAATGCTCGGAACTGGTGAGCCGCTACGTCAAGGACGGCCAGTCCGCGCGCTTGTCGCAGGCAGCGATGGAGACCCTGGCGGTGGTGGCCTACCGGCAGCCGGTGTCGCGCAGTTGGGTCAGCGCGATCCGCGCGGTGAACGTCGACGGGGTCATGAAGACGCTGGTCACCCGCGGGCTGATCACCGAGGTGGGGCACGACGCGGAGAGCGGTGCGGTCCTGTACGCCACCACCGAGTACTTCCTGCAGCGACTCGGGATCGCCTCGCTGGACGAACTGCCGCCGGTCGCCGACTACTTGCCGGACCTGACCGACCTGGATTCACCGGAACTCACCGGCGAGATCTGA
- a CDS encoding segregation/condensation protein A: protein MLLQLISKHKLEVTELSLSTVTDEFLRYIRQQGQSWDLEETSHFLVVAATLLDLKVVKLLPGAELEDEEDLALLEARDLLFARLMQYRAYKDVSAIFAQMMADAPTMLPRTVGLDPDLHGLLPDVVLGLGPDAFAALGAVALTPKPVPQVSTDHVHAPAVSVAEQKQILYDRLEVSRRATFRDLIEDADNRMIVVGRFLALLELFRDGTVRFEQEKALAELTIVWEDDSDPSGD from the coding sequence ATGCTGCTGCAACTGATCTCCAAGCACAAGCTCGAGGTCACCGAACTGTCCCTGAGCACGGTCACCGACGAGTTCCTGCGGTACATCCGCCAGCAGGGTCAGTCGTGGGACCTCGAGGAGACCAGCCACTTCCTGGTCGTGGCCGCGACGCTGCTGGATCTGAAGGTCGTGAAGCTGCTCCCCGGCGCTGAGTTGGAGGACGAGGAGGATCTCGCCCTGCTCGAGGCGCGGGACCTGCTGTTCGCCCGCCTGATGCAGTACCGGGCGTACAAGGACGTCTCCGCGATCTTCGCGCAGATGATGGCCGACGCCCCCACGATGCTGCCGCGCACGGTGGGGCTGGACCCGGACCTGCACGGCCTGCTTCCCGATGTGGTGCTGGGCCTGGGCCCCGACGCGTTCGCCGCGCTGGGTGCGGTGGCGCTGACGCCGAAACCCGTGCCGCAGGTCTCGACCGACCACGTGCACGCCCCAGCGGTCAGCGTGGCGGAACAGAAGCAGATTCTGTACGACCGGCTGGAGGTCAGCCGTCGGGCGACGTTCCGCGACCTGATCGAGGACGCCGACAACCGGATGATCGTGGTGGGCCGGTTCCTGGCCCTGCTTGAGCTCTTCCGCGACGGCACCGTCCGCTTCGAGCAGGAGAAGGCCTTGGCCGAGTTGACCATCGTGTGGGAGGACGACAGTGACCCATCGGGTGATTGA